The Sesamum indicum cultivar Zhongzhi No. 13 linkage group LG6, S_indicum_v1.0, whole genome shotgun sequence genome has a segment encoding these proteins:
- the LOC105165776 gene encoding soluble inorganic pyrophosphatase 4-like, producing the protein MAENNVQPTGKSSENSRVALNERILSSLSRRSVAAHPWHDLEIGPGAPSIFNCVVEIGKGSKVKYELDKTSGLIKVDRVLYSSVVYPHNYGFIPRTICEDSDPMDVLILMQEPVLPGTYLRARAIGLMPMIDQGEKDDKIIAVCADDPEFRHYKDIQDLPPHRLAEIRRFFEDYKKNENKSVAVEDFLPAEAATDAIKHSMDLYASYIVESLRQ; encoded by the exons ATGGCTGAGAATAATGTACAACCGACTGGAAAAAGTTCAGAGAACTCCCGTGTTGCTCTGAATGAAAGGATTCTTTCTTCTCTGTCACGAAGATCCGTTGCTGCTCATCCGTGGCATGACTTGGAAATTG GTCCAGGGGCACCATCAATTTTCAACTGT GTGGTTGAAATTGGAAAAGGCAGCAAAGTGAAGTACGAGCTTGACAAAACCAGTGGCCTTATCAAG GTAGATAGAGTTCTTTACTCATCGGTCGTGTACCCCCACAACTATGGTTTCATTCCACGAACCATCTGTGAAGACAGTGATCCCATGGATGTTCTGATTTTGATGCAG GAACCTGTTCTGCCTGGTACTTACCTTCGCGCACGTGCGATTGGATTGATGCCAATGATAGATCAG GGCGAGAAAGATGATAAAATAATCGCTGTATGCGCTGATGACCCTGAGTTCCGCCACTATAAGGACATACAGGATCTTCCACCACATCGCCTTGCTGAAATCCGCCGCTTCTTCGAGGACT ACAAGAAGAATGAGAACAAATCCGTTGCTGTAGAAGACTTCCTGCCCGCTGAAGCAGCCACTGATGCTATCAAGCACTCCAT GGATCTATATGCTTCCTACATCGTGGAAAGCTTGAGGCAGTGA